In Daucus carota subsp. sativus chromosome 4, DH1 v3.0, whole genome shotgun sequence, one DNA window encodes the following:
- the LOC108217086 gene encoding uncharacterized protein LOC108217086: protein MEGFSNWPTQVHISEAKFRVFHTMDRMLYMILVTELFCDPMDAMNTMSFWLWLERVGFLGIIRRIIHLPIQLISELVDEADICLNFINNPQLHLINEVNDINFTQSFIHGFSLQYLQNNQTLAISGVEIVRTQICMQAFSDLMQQTVFHNEARRIAESQQQLSMQLMLSNGSSSSVLPHENRTMFATFSKGYPVTEWEIREFLVQNFGDCIESFSMEEVRKIGDQPLFARIVFFEVDIIYTILNGLPKAKFTINGKHVWMRKYVPRSQKTSNKTTPHRAQ from the coding sequence ATGGAAGGTTTCTCTAATTGGCCTACGCAAGTCCATATTTCTGAAGCAAAATTTCGTGTGTTTCACACCATGGATCGTATGTTATACATGATTCTTGTGACAGAACTATTCTGCGATCCCATGGATGCCATGAATACCATGTCCTTTTGGTTGTGGCTTGAGCGGGTCGGTTTCCTAGGCATCATACGAAGAATCATCCATTTACCCATCCAACTCATTAGTGAGCTTGTAGATGAGGCTGACATATGCCTCAATTTTATCAATAATCCACAACTACATCTCATAAATGAAGTCaatgatattaattttacaCAAAGCTTCATACATGGATTTTCACTCCAGTATTTGCAAAACAATCAAACACTTGCAATATCTGGAGTGGAAATAGTTCGAACACAAATTTGTATGCAGGCTTTTAGTGATTTAATGCAACAAACTGTATTTCATAACGAAGCTCGACGGATAGCAGAGAGCCAACAGCAACTTTCCATGCAATTAATGTTGTCTAATGGTTCTAGCAGTAGTGTTTTGCCTCATGAAAATCGGACTATGTTTGCTACATTTTCCAAAGGCTATCCAGTGACCGAGTGGGAAATTCGCGAATTTCTTGTGCAAAATTTTGGAGACTGCATTGAATCATTTTCCATGGAAGAAGTGAGAAAGATTGGAGATCAACCACTCTTTGCTAGAATTGTATTCTTTGAAGTTGACATAATTTATACCATCCTCAATGGATTGCCGAAGGCTAAGTTTACCATTAATGGTAAACATGTTTGGATGAGAAAATATGTTCCAAGAAGTCAAAAAACTTCAAATAAAACAACACCTCATCGTGCACAATAA